In Chanodichthys erythropterus isolate Z2021 chromosome 18, ASM2448905v1, whole genome shotgun sequence, the following are encoded in one genomic region:
- the zfp36l1a gene encoding mRNA decay activator protein ZFP36L1a: MTTAVVSPFFDFSEVINNKNKMLNYSNNILSTPHPVSVPCTGPSLPISNPTGCLLDRKAVGTPSTGVYQRRHSITSPSTKLNQNQFLNIAKADPSLLGSGTGTTGSSNKENRLRDRSFSETGDRLLQKCSGPGGPNSQVNSSRYKTELCRPFEENGACKYGDKCQFAHGIHELRSLSRHPKYKTELCRTFHTIGFCPYGPRCHFIHNAEERRGPPPTPSPLSASNKMERPRLQHSYSFAGFPSSGGLRDSPTSVTPPPIFPPDDLPEWPSSNPFTYSSQELANLFSPGLGSAPLSCSDPSTQAPSSPTTTPYYFRAMSESPQLYESPSSQPDSLSDQEGYQSSSSGSLSGSESPVLDTTRRLPIFSRLSISDD; this comes from the exons ATGACCACAGCCGTGGTGTCGCCTTTCTTCGACTTCAGCGAAGTGATCAACAACAAG AACAAAATGCTGAACTACAGTAACAACATCCTCAGTACTCCGCACCCTGTCTCAGTCCCTTGCACAGGGCCAAGTTTGCCCATCTCCAACCCCACTGGGTGCCTGCTGGACAGGAAGGCTGTGGGGACACCCTCCACTGGGGTTTACCAGCGCCGGCACTCCATCACTTCGCCTAGCACCAAACTCAACCAAAACCAGTTCTTGAACATTGCCAAGGCAGATCCTTCCCTGCTCGGCTCAGGGACGGGAACCACCGGCAGCAGCAACAAAGAGAACCGACTTCGAGACCgctctttctcagagacgggggaTCGCCTGCTACAGAAGTGTTCGGGCCCTGGAGGCCCCAACAGCCAAGTCAACTCGAGCCGTTACAAGACGGAGTTATGCAGGCCATTCGAGGAGAACGGCGCCTGCAAGTACGGTGACAAGTGCCAGTTTGCCCATGGCATTCATGAGTTGCGCAGCCTGAGCCGCCATCCCAAGTACAAGACAGAGCTCTGCCGCACCTTCCACACCATCGGCTTCTGCCCCTACGGCCCACGATGCCACTTCATCCACAATGCAGAGGAGCGCCGCGGACCTCCTCCAACCCCGTCCCCCCTTTCGGCCTCCAACAAGATGGAGAGGCCACGGCTGCAACACAGCTACAGCTTTGCGGGGTTCCCCAGCtctggaggcttgcgggacagCCCCACCTCGGTCACCCCTCCACCTATATTTCCCCCTGACGATCTGCCCGAGTGGCCTAGCAGCAACCCCTTCACGTATTCCAGCCAGGAGCTGGCCAACCTCTTCAGCCCAGGCCTGGGAAGTGCACCTTTGTCCTGCTCCGACCCCTCCACCCAGGCGCCATCTTCCCCAACGACAACCCCTTACTACTTCAGGGCCATGTCAGAGTCTCCCCAACTCTACGAGTCTCCATCCAGTCAGCCAGACTCGCTTTCCGACCAAGAGGGCTACCAGAGCAGCTCGAGCGGAAGCCTGAGCGGCTCCGAGTCGCCGGTCCTCGACACCACCCGCCGGCTGCCCATCTTCAGCAGGCTTTCCATCTCTGATGACTAA